From Lepus europaeus isolate LE1 chromosome 3, mLepTim1.pri, whole genome shotgun sequence, a single genomic window includes:
- the BPHL gene encoding valacyclovir hydrolase isoform X1 — MAVALGSRSALRLRLLLSQLKPGIRVSRAGPAAAFGTSVTSAKVAVNGVHLHYQRTGEGEHAVLLLPGMLGSGETDFGPQLKNLSKKLFTVVAWDPRGYGHSRPPDRDFPVDFFERDAKDAIDLMKALQFKKVSLLGWSDGGITALIAAAKYPSYVRKMVIWGANACVTDEDIRIYQGIRDVSKWSEKARKPLEALYGYDYFAKTCEQWVDGIQQFKRLPDGNICRHLLPLVQCPTLIVHGEKDPLVPRFHADFLHEHVKGSRLHLMPEGKHNLHLRFADEFNKLVEDFLQ; from the exons ATGGCCGTGGCGCTGGGCTCGCGGAGCGCCTTGCGGCTGCGGCTGCTCCTGTCACAACTGAAGCCCGGGATCCGTGTTTCCCGGGCCGGGCCCGCAGCCGCGTTCGG CACCTCGGTGACGTCTGCCAAAGTGGCTGTGAACGGCGTGCACCTGCATTACCAGCGGACCGGCGAGGGCGAGCACGCagtcctgctgcttcctgggatgcTGG GAAGTGGCGAGACTGATTTCGGACCCCAGCTTAAGAACCTCAGTAAGAAGCTGTTCACGGTGGTAGCCTGGGACCCTCGGGGATATGGACATTCCAGGCCGCCGGATCGTGATTTCCCAGTGGACTTTTTTGAGAGGGATGCCAAAGATGCCATCGATCTGATGAAG GCGCTGCAGTTTAAGAAGGTGTCTCTGCTGGGCTGGAGTGACGGCGGCATAACCGCGCTCATCGCCGCCGCCAAGTACCCATCCTACGTCCGCAAGATGGTGATCTGGGGAGCCAACGCCTGCGTCACGGATGAAGACATCAGGATTTATCAGG GCATCCGAGATGTCTCTAAGTGGAGTGAGAAGGCAAGAAAGCCCCTGGAAGCCCTGTACGGCTATGACTACTTTGCCAAAACCTGTGAACAGTGGGTGGACGGCATACAGCAGTTTAAACGCCTCCCAGATG GCAACATCTGTCGGCACTTGCTGCCCCTGGTTCAGTGCCCCACCCTAATCGTGCACGGCGAGAAGGATCCCCTGGTCCCACGTTTTCACGCCGACTTCCTGCATGAGCATGTGAAAGGGTCACG
- the BPHL gene encoding valacyclovir hydrolase isoform X2 has product MAVALGSRSALRLRLLLSQLKPGIRVSRAGPAAAFGTSVTSAKVAVNGVHLHYQRTGEGEHAVLLLPGMLGSGETDFGPQLKNLSKKLFTVVAWDPRGYGHSRPPDRDFPVDFFERDAKDAIDLMKALQFKKVSLLGWSDGGITALIAAAKYPSYVRKMVIWGANACVTDEDIRIYQGIRDVSKWSEKARKPLEALYGYDYFAKTCEQWVDGIQQFKRLPDGYI; this is encoded by the exons ATGGCCGTGGCGCTGGGCTCGCGGAGCGCCTTGCGGCTGCGGCTGCTCCTGTCACAACTGAAGCCCGGGATCCGTGTTTCCCGGGCCGGGCCCGCAGCCGCGTTCGG CACCTCGGTGACGTCTGCCAAAGTGGCTGTGAACGGCGTGCACCTGCATTACCAGCGGACCGGCGAGGGCGAGCACGCagtcctgctgcttcctgggatgcTGG GAAGTGGCGAGACTGATTTCGGACCCCAGCTTAAGAACCTCAGTAAGAAGCTGTTCACGGTGGTAGCCTGGGACCCTCGGGGATATGGACATTCCAGGCCGCCGGATCGTGATTTCCCAGTGGACTTTTTTGAGAGGGATGCCAAAGATGCCATCGATCTGATGAAG GCGCTGCAGTTTAAGAAGGTGTCTCTGCTGGGCTGGAGTGACGGCGGCATAACCGCGCTCATCGCCGCCGCCAAGTACCCATCCTACGTCCGCAAGATGGTGATCTGGGGAGCCAACGCCTGCGTCACGGATGAAGACATCAGGATTTATCAGG GCATCCGAGATGTCTCTAAGTGGAGTGAGAAGGCAAGAAAGCCCCTGGAAGCCCTGTACGGCTATGACTACTTTGCCAAAACCTGTGAACAGTGGGTGGACGGCATACAGCAGTTTAAACGCCTCCCAGATG